In Francisella salimarina, the following proteins share a genomic window:
- a CDS encoding cupin domain-containing protein — translation MKINLKDINLEAFKPGISKKLLAKDDSRNFQIDFIRLEPNAKLSQHSHPDVEWVYVIDGSMSDERGEFSKGDFFVNPINSQHSVVSGANGCDILCCWCGEIKDC, via the coding sequence ATGAAAATAAATTTAAAAGATATCAACCTTGAAGCATTTAAACCAGGAATTTCTAAAAAGTTATTAGCTAAAGATGATTCAAGAAACTTTCAAATAGATTTTATTAGATTAGAGCCAAATGCAAAATTAAGCCAACATAGTCATCCAGATGTTGAATGGGTATATGTTATAGATGGTTCTATGAGTGATGAAAGAGGAGAGTTTAGCAAGGGTGATTTTTTTGTAAACCCTATTAACTCACAACATTCTGTTGTTTCAGGAGCTAATGGTTGTGATATTTTATGTTGTTGGTGTGGAGAAATTAAAGATTGTTAA